The following are from one region of the Actinoplanes sp. L3-i22 genome:
- the ileS gene encoding isoleucine--tRNA ligase, translated as MYPKHTDATGVPASPDLPAVERAVLAHWAADRTFEASVEARPAGENGSNEYVFYDGPPFANGLPHYGHLFTGYVKDVVPRYQTMRGKHVERRFGWDTHGMPAEIETEKQLGITSKAQILELGVDKFNEACRTSVLAYANDWRGYVTRQARWVDFENDYKTLDPGYMESVMWAFRTLFDKGLVYEGFRVLAYCYRCETPLSNTETRMDDVYRDRTDPALTVKFRLSTGEDIAVWTTTPWTLPSNLALAVGPDIEYAVLSDKSGQRLILGAGRVAAYAKELDGYEQVGTVLGRELVGRRYTPLFDYLVEPGGENAFQVLGADFVTTEDGTGVVHMAPAFGEDDQNACTAAGIPTVVTVDERTRFTALVPDFQGVQVFDTNKPVIALLKERGVVVRHDGYTHSYPHCWRCDTPLVYKAVSSWFVAVTKFRDRMVELNQEITWTPAHVKDGSFGKWLANARDWSISRNRFWGSPIPVWKSDDPAFPRVDVYGSYEELERDFGVKVSDLHRPFIDELTRPNPDDPTGKSTMRRVPEVLDCWFESGSMPFAQVHYPFENKDWFEHHYPGDFIVEYIGQTRGWFYTMHVLATALFDRPAFRNCLSHGILLGEDGRKMSKSLRNYPDVYGVFDSYGSDAMRWMLMSSPVLRGGDMPVTETAIRDSVRQVLLPLWNVWYFFSLYANASNYVAKFRTASTHLLDRYILAKTGELATDVAKKMDDYDISGAAGDVRAYLDALTNWYVRRSRDRFWDGDPDAFDTLATVLETLCRVVAPLAPLTAEEVWRGLTGDRSVHLTDWPDPAVFPADHDLVASMDAIRDVASAALSLRKAKALRVRLPLARLTVAAVHPGSLDGLGDLLKDEVNVKDVVFTDDVAAYCEQVLIVVPRALGPRVGKQVQQVIKAVKAGDWTLVDGAPVAAGVTLAEGEYELKLVAADAVNSAPLPAGAGVVVLDTAVTPELAAEGLARDVIRVVQRARRDADLDVSDRIALVVAGSPAVAAAVEAHRTFVAGETLATSLTFAPVDGFSGEVGDGERITVAVTPV; from the coding sequence ATGTATCCGAAACACACTGACGCGACGGGCGTTCCGGCCTCTCCGGATCTGCCCGCGGTCGAGCGTGCCGTCCTGGCGCACTGGGCGGCGGACCGCACGTTCGAGGCCTCCGTCGAGGCGCGCCCGGCCGGGGAGAACGGCTCCAACGAGTACGTCTTCTACGACGGCCCGCCGTTCGCGAACGGCCTTCCGCATTACGGGCACCTTTTCACCGGGTACGTGAAGGACGTCGTCCCGCGCTATCAGACGATGCGCGGAAAGCACGTCGAACGTCGTTTCGGCTGGGACACACACGGCATGCCGGCCGAGATCGAGACGGAGAAACAGCTCGGCATCACCAGCAAGGCGCAGATCCTCGAACTGGGTGTGGACAAGTTCAACGAGGCCTGCCGGACATCGGTGCTCGCCTATGCCAACGACTGGCGGGGGTATGTCACCCGGCAGGCCCGCTGGGTCGATTTCGAGAACGACTACAAGACGCTCGACCCCGGTTACATGGAGTCGGTCATGTGGGCGTTCCGGACGCTTTTCGACAAGGGTCTGGTGTACGAGGGTTTCCGCGTTCTCGCCTACTGCTATCGATGTGAGACGCCGTTGTCGAACACCGAGACGCGGATGGACGACGTCTACCGGGACCGGACCGATCCCGCTTTGACGGTAAAATTCCGTCTTTCTACCGGTGAGGACATCGCGGTGTGGACGACCACGCCGTGGACGCTGCCGTCGAACCTGGCGCTGGCGGTCGGCCCAGACATCGAATATGCGGTTTTGTCCGACAAATCAGGGCAGAGGCTCATCCTCGGCGCCGGGCGGGTGGCCGCCTACGCCAAGGAGCTCGACGGCTACGAACAGGTCGGCACGGTCCTCGGCCGCGAGCTCGTCGGCCGCCGCTACACCCCGCTCTTCGACTACCTCGTCGAGCCGGGCGGGGAGAACGCCTTCCAGGTGCTCGGCGCCGACTTCGTGACCACCGAGGACGGCACCGGCGTCGTCCACATGGCCCCCGCCTTCGGGGAGGACGACCAGAACGCCTGCACCGCGGCCGGTATCCCGACCGTGGTCACCGTGGACGAGCGCACCCGCTTCACCGCGCTGGTCCCGGACTTCCAGGGCGTGCAGGTCTTCGACACCAACAAGCCGGTGATCGCGCTGCTCAAGGAGCGCGGCGTGGTGGTCCGGCACGACGGCTACACGCACTCGTACCCGCACTGCTGGCGCTGCGACACCCCGCTCGTCTACAAGGCGGTGTCGTCCTGGTTCGTGGCGGTGACGAAGTTCCGCGACCGGATGGTCGAGCTGAACCAGGAGATCACCTGGACGCCGGCGCACGTCAAGGACGGCTCGTTCGGCAAGTGGCTGGCGAACGCCCGGGACTGGTCGATCTCCCGGAACCGGTTCTGGGGCTCGCCGATCCCGGTGTGGAAGTCGGACGACCCGGCGTTTCCGCGGGTGGACGTGTACGGATCCTACGAGGAGCTGGAGCGGGACTTCGGCGTCAAGGTCAGCGATCTGCACCGGCCGTTCATCGACGAGCTGACCCGGCCCAACCCGGACGACCCGACCGGGAAGTCGACCATGCGCCGGGTGCCCGAGGTGCTGGACTGCTGGTTCGAGTCCGGGTCGATGCCGTTCGCGCAGGTGCACTACCCGTTCGAGAACAAGGACTGGTTCGAGCACCACTACCCGGGCGACTTCATCGTGGAGTACATCGGGCAGACCCGCGGCTGGTTCTACACGATGCACGTGCTGGCCACGGCGCTGTTCGACCGGCCGGCGTTCCGGAACTGCCTGAGCCACGGCATCCTGCTGGGCGAGGACGGGCGCAAGATGTCCAAGTCTTTGCGCAACTATCCGGACGTATATGGAGTTTTCGACTCTTATGGCTCCGATGCCATGCGGTGGATGCTGATGTCGTCGCCGGTGCTGCGGGGCGGGGACATGCCGGTGACCGAGACGGCGATCCGTGACTCCGTACGCCAGGTGCTCTTGCCGTTGTGGAATGTCTGGTATTTCTTCAGCCTCTATGCCAACGCCTCGAACTATGTCGCGAAATTTCGGACAGCCTCCACGCACCTGCTCGACCGCTACATCCTCGCCAAAACCGGCGAACTAGCCACAGATGTCGCGAAAAAAATGGACGACTACGACATCTCGGGTGCGGCGGGGGACGTCCGCGCCTACCTCGACGCGCTCACCAACTGGTACGTCCGCCGCTCCCGCGACCGCTTCTGGGACGGCGACCCGGATGCCTTCGACACCCTGGCCACCGTCCTGGAGACGCTCTGCCGGGTGGTCGCCCCGCTGGCGCCGCTCACCGCCGAGGAGGTCTGGCGCGGCCTGACCGGCGACCGCTCGGTCCACCTGACCGACTGGCCGGACCCGGCCGTGTTCCCGGCCGACCACGACCTGGTCGCGTCGATGGACGCGATCCGGGACGTGGCGTCGGCGGCGCTGTCGCTGCGCAAGGCGAAGGCCCTGCGGGTCCGGCTGCCGCTGGCCCGGCTGACCGTGGCCGCCGTCCACCCGGGCTCGCTGGACGGGCTCGGCGACCTGCTCAAGGACGAGGTGAACGTCAAGGACGTGGTCTTCACCGACGACGTCGCCGCCTACTGCGAGCAGGTCCTCATCGTGGTGCCCCGGGCGCTCGGCCCGCGGGTCGGCAAGCAGGTCCAGCAGGTGATCAAGGCGGTCAAGGCCGGTGACTGGACGCTGGTCGACGGCGCCCCGGTCGCGGCCGGCGTCACCCTGGCCGAGGGCGAGTACGAGCTGAAGCTGGTCGCCGCGGACGCGGTGAACTCGGCCCCGCTGCCGGCCGGCGCCGGCGTGGTCGTGCTGGACACCGCGGTCACCCCGGAGCTGGCCGCCGAGGGCCTGGCCCGGGACGTGATCCGGGTCGTGCAGCGGGCCCGCCGGGACGCCGATCTGGACGTCTCGGACCGGATCGCGCTGGTGGTGGCCGGGTCGCCGGCGGTGGCGGCGGCGGTCGAGGCGCACCGGACGTTCGTCGCCGGTGAGACCTTGGCCACGTCGTTGACGTTCGCGCCGGTGGACGGCTTCAGCGGCGAGGTGGGCGACGGCGAGCGGATCACGGTGGCCGTCACCCCCGTGTGA
- a CDS encoding alpha/beta fold hydrolase, whose product MRSTQRNAVTSSGRESGQPMLFAHGYGCDQNMWRLVTPAFADTHRLVLFDHVGNGKSDLTAYDDAKYSTLDGYATDILDIVEEHDLHDVLFVGHSVSSMIGLLAAVRQPERFAGVVMIGPSPRYINDEADGYVGGFGRPDIEQMLVSLDSNYLGWSSAMAPVIMGNPERPELGEELTNSFCRTDPAIAKKFARVTFLSDNRADLPRMRVPSLVLQCSDDVIAPTVVGEYVHKNTPQSTFTALHATGHCPNLSAPEETVDAIKSWL is encoded by the coding sequence ATGAGATCCACACAGCGGAACGCCGTCACGTCGTCCGGCCGCGAATCCGGGCAGCCGATGCTCTTCGCGCACGGCTACGGGTGCGACCAGAACATGTGGCGGCTGGTCACGCCGGCCTTCGCGGACACGCACCGGCTGGTGCTCTTCGACCACGTGGGCAACGGGAAGTCGGACCTGACGGCGTACGACGACGCCAAGTACTCGACCCTCGACGGCTACGCCACCGACATCCTGGACATCGTCGAGGAGCACGACCTGCACGACGTGCTGTTCGTCGGCCACTCGGTGAGCTCGATGATCGGCCTGCTGGCCGCGGTCCGGCAGCCGGAGCGGTTCGCCGGCGTGGTGATGATCGGCCCGTCGCCGCGGTACATCAACGACGAGGCGGACGGTTACGTCGGCGGCTTCGGCCGGCCCGACATCGAGCAGATGCTGGTCTCGCTGGACAGCAACTACCTGGGCTGGTCCAGCGCGATGGCCCCGGTGATCATGGGGAACCCGGAGCGGCCGGAGCTGGGCGAGGAGCTCACCAACTCGTTCTGCCGCACCGATCCGGCGATCGCCAAGAAGTTCGCCCGGGTCACCTTCCTCTCCGACAACCGGGCCGACCTGCCCCGGATGCGGGTGCCCTCGCTCGTGCTGCAGTGCTCGGACGACGTGATCGCGCCCACCGTGGTCGGTGAGTACGTCCACAAGAACACGCCGCAGAGCACCTTCACCGCGCTGCACGCGACCGGCCACTGTCCGAATCTGAGTGCTCCGGAAGAGACGGTTGACGCGATCAAGTCCTGGTTGTAG
- a CDS encoding helix-turn-helix domain-containing protein, translated as MIRIELDEPTLARTRIAISPLGELINGLFLLRRHATAPWPYTSWADRARQALRTDPATAPVGLYLRVARGYPDFLLPVPEEPAPSFADQLGQVRRTPAEVVEEQLAKHYPDGVLPDALRPFRDDRRNALDRLADGLAAYWDAALAPYWPAMRAALDEEVLLRARALAADGPDALLARLHDRIRWEPPVLTLVKDHDHAFEALDKRLLLVPLIFSRGALSCSTDHPRVLMVTYQSRGAAVLADTPAPPSAADADRLAILVGRGRAAVLRALVVPATTSALAAALGLAPSTISEHLSALLAAGVVHRRRAGRRVLYGLEPAGTALVALIGGDSGRTEFVS; from the coding sequence GTGATCCGGATCGAGTTGGACGAGCCGACGCTGGCGCGCACCCGCATCGCGATCAGCCCGCTCGGCGAGCTGATCAACGGACTGTTCCTGCTCCGGCGGCACGCGACGGCGCCCTGGCCGTACACCTCCTGGGCGGACCGTGCCCGGCAGGCGCTCCGCACCGATCCGGCGACCGCGCCGGTCGGTCTCTATCTGCGGGTGGCCCGCGGCTACCCGGACTTCCTGCTCCCGGTCCCGGAGGAGCCCGCGCCCAGCTTCGCCGACCAGCTCGGCCAGGTCCGCCGGACACCGGCCGAAGTGGTCGAGGAACAGCTGGCCAAGCACTATCCGGACGGCGTGCTGCCGGACGCCCTGCGGCCGTTCCGGGACGACCGGCGGAACGCGCTGGACCGGCTCGCCGACGGGCTGGCCGCCTACTGGGACGCGGCGCTCGCGCCGTACTGGCCGGCCATGCGCGCCGCGCTGGACGAGGAGGTGCTGCTGCGGGCCCGGGCGCTGGCCGCCGACGGCCCGGACGCCCTGCTGGCCCGGCTGCACGACCGGATCCGCTGGGAGCCGCCGGTGCTCACCCTGGTGAAGGACCACGACCACGCCTTCGAGGCGCTCGACAAGCGGCTGCTGCTGGTCCCGCTGATCTTCTCCCGGGGCGCGCTCTCCTGCTCCACCGACCACCCCCGGGTGCTGATGGTCACCTACCAGTCCCGGGGCGCGGCGGTGCTCGCCGACACCCCGGCGCCGCCGTCGGCCGCCGACGCCGACCGGCTCGCCATCCTGGTCGGCCGGGGCCGGGCCGCGGTGCTGCGCGCGCTCGTCGTCCCGGCCACCACCTCCGCCCTGGCCGCCGCGCTGGGCCTGGCCCCGAGCACGATCTCGGAGCACCTCTCGGCGCTGCTCGCGGCCGGGGTGGTGCACCGCCGCCGGGCCGGGCGCCGGGTCCTCTACGGCCTGGAGCCGGCCGGGACCGCGCTGGTCGCGCTGATCGGCGGGGATTCGGGCAGAACCGAATTCGTTTCCTGA
- a CDS encoding 1-acyl-sn-glycerol-3-phosphate acyltransferase, producing MPLIYSIGKLTVGNALMVGWKPRIEGIENVPKTGGAIFAGNHLSVADELFLGAAVPRHLAFWAKSDYFVGKGVKGFFSRKLMEGLGAIRVERAGGRAALTAFDAAIPALKGGDLVAVYPEGTRSPDGKLYRGRTGVARLAVAAGVPIIPVGMIGTEVVQPIGQIYPKLMRGQVTVKFGEPIDTVGRSDDRTSLRELTDQVMGEIQKMTGQEYVPRYAPKRPE from the coding sequence TTGCCGCTGATCTACTCGATCGGCAAGCTCACCGTCGGCAACGCGCTGATGGTGGGCTGGAAGCCACGCATCGAGGGCATCGAGAACGTGCCCAAGACCGGTGGCGCGATCTTCGCCGGCAACCACCTCTCGGTCGCCGACGAGCTGTTCCTCGGTGCGGCCGTGCCGCGCCACCTGGCGTTCTGGGCCAAATCGGACTATTTTGTCGGCAAGGGCGTGAAAGGCTTCTTCTCGCGAAAGCTGATGGAGGGCCTGGGCGCCATCCGGGTCGAGCGGGCCGGCGGCCGTGCCGCGCTCACCGCGTTCGATGCCGCGATCCCCGCGCTCAAGGGCGGTGACCTGGTCGCGGTCTACCCCGAGGGCACCCGCTCGCCGGACGGCAAGCTCTATCGCGGGCGCACCGGCGTGGCCCGGCTGGCCGTCGCGGCCGGCGTGCCGATCATCCCGGTCGGCATGATCGGCACCGAGGTGGTGCAGCCGATCGGCCAGATCTACCCCAAGTTGATGCGGGGCCAGGTCACGGTCAAGTTCGGCGAGCCGATCGACACGGTCGGCCGCTCCGACGACCGCACCTCGCTGCGCGAGCTCACCGACCAGGTGATGGGCGAGATCCAGAAGATGACCGGCCAGGAGTACGTGCCGCGGTACGCGCCCAAGCGCCCGGAGTGA
- a CDS encoding ABC transporter permease: MRTLRTLLIGTVLHAKHLSRSPFEIALALVIPLVQATLAVYLFRAGDEPHRLLEAAVGAGLMGIWSSVLTGSGGAIQRQRWHGTLEMIMLAPRHPILVILPITAATAVTGTYSLLATLLWGRLVYGIPLEFAHPVAFLAAAVVCLVGLGMFGLLMASTFVLLRNANALANPLEYPIWLLSGMLVPIGTLPSWTGPIAAVLPTTWGARALREATTGGPVWPSAAICLAISVACLILGAFFLVSFERRARAAGTLALS, translated from the coding sequence ATGAGGACCCTGCGGACCCTGTTGATCGGCACGGTGCTGCACGCCAAGCACCTCAGCCGCTCCCCGTTCGAGATCGCGCTGGCCCTGGTCATCCCGCTGGTCCAGGCCACCCTCGCGGTCTACCTGTTCCGCGCCGGCGACGAGCCGCACCGGCTGCTGGAGGCCGCGGTCGGCGCCGGCCTGATGGGCATCTGGTCCTCGGTGCTGACCGGCTCCGGCGGCGCCATCCAGCGGCAGCGCTGGCACGGCACCCTGGAAATGATCATGCTGGCCCCGCGGCACCCGATCCTGGTGATCCTGCCGATCACCGCGGCGACCGCGGTCACCGGCACCTACTCGCTGCTGGCCACGCTGCTCTGGGGCCGGCTCGTCTACGGCATCCCGCTGGAGTTCGCCCACCCGGTCGCGTTCCTCGCCGCCGCCGTGGTCTGCCTCGTCGGGCTGGGCATGTTCGGCCTGCTGATGGCGTCCACGTTCGTCCTGCTGCGCAACGCCAACGCGCTGGCCAACCCGCTCGAATACCCGATCTGGCTGCTCTCCGGCATGCTCGTGCCGATCGGCACGCTGCCGTCCTGGACCGGCCCGATCGCCGCCGTGCTGCCCACCACCTGGGGCGCCCGGGCGCTGCGCGAGGCCACCACCGGCGGGCCGGTCTGGCCGTCGGCCGCGATCTGCCTGGCGATCAGCGTGGCGTGCCTGATCCTCGGCGCGTTCTTCCTCGTCTCCTTCGAACGCCGCGCCCGTGCGGCGGGAACCCTGGCGCTCTCGTGA
- a CDS encoding alkaline phosphatase, with product MTSISRRNLLRAGVAGGVAGALFEAPAFSSAGSRPVITHGVQSGDATADSAVIWTRADRPGRLWVQASRRPDFRGSRVIRGPLVTPDTDFTGKVRLRGLPSGEKVYYRAKVESPDRPGLFSLPVDGTFRTAPTRRGDIRFVWTGDVVGQGWGIDPNYGGLKLFESARLRKPDFLLHSGDTVYSDGPLVETVTLPDGRIWRNRLTDAKLKVAESLDEYRGQYAYNLLDDAYKRFTAAVPQINQWDDHEVLNNWYPGEILDDARYTEKRVDVLAARAHRAYHEWVPTPERTGPVYRKISYGPLLDIFVLDMRTFKDPNTDDTYADPKRGLLGAVQRQWLIDGLRHSRATWKVIANDLPLGLVVPDAPVGQEGVAQGDDGAPRGRELEFAEVLRAAHRHGVTGLVFLTADVHYTAAHHYDPKRAAVQDFAPFWEFVSGPAHAGGFGPNKLDGTFGPEAVFVHAPPVANASPAEGYQHFGEVEIDGHSGALTVHLRDRDGGSLWSTVLTPYRK from the coding sequence ATGACTTCGATCTCACGACGGAATCTGTTGCGCGCCGGAGTGGCCGGTGGCGTGGCCGGGGCGCTCTTCGAGGCCCCGGCGTTCTCCAGTGCCGGCAGCCGGCCGGTGATCACCCATGGCGTGCAGAGCGGCGACGCCACCGCGGACTCCGCGGTGATCTGGACCCGGGCGGACCGGCCCGGCCGGCTCTGGGTGCAGGCCAGCCGCCGCCCCGACTTCCGCGGCTCACGGGTGATCCGGGGGCCGCTGGTCACCCCGGACACCGACTTCACCGGCAAGGTGCGGCTGCGTGGGCTGCCGTCCGGCGAGAAGGTCTACTACCGGGCCAAGGTGGAGAGCCCTGACCGGCCGGGGCTGTTCAGCCTCCCGGTGGACGGCACGTTCCGGACCGCGCCGACGCGTCGTGGCGACATCCGGTTCGTCTGGACCGGTGACGTGGTGGGCCAGGGCTGGGGCATCGACCCGAACTACGGCGGGCTGAAGCTGTTCGAGTCGGCGCGGCTGCGCAAGCCGGACTTCCTGCTGCACAGCGGGGACACCGTCTACTCGGACGGGCCGCTGGTGGAGACGGTCACGCTGCCGGACGGGCGGATCTGGCGCAACCGGCTCACCGACGCCAAGCTGAAGGTCGCCGAGTCGCTCGACGAGTACCGCGGGCAGTACGCGTACAACCTGCTCGACGACGCGTACAAGCGGTTCACCGCGGCGGTCCCGCAGATCAACCAGTGGGACGACCACGAGGTGCTGAACAACTGGTACCCGGGGGAGATCCTGGACGACGCGCGGTACACCGAGAAGCGGGTGGACGTGCTGGCCGCGCGGGCGCACCGGGCCTACCACGAGTGGGTGCCGACCCCGGAGCGGACCGGCCCGGTCTACCGGAAGATCTCCTACGGGCCGCTGCTCGACATCTTCGTGCTGGACATGCGCACGTTCAAGGACCCGAACACCGACGACACGTACGCCGACCCGAAGCGCGGCCTGCTCGGCGCGGTCCAGCGGCAGTGGCTGATCGACGGGCTCCGGCACAGCCGCGCGACCTGGAAGGTGATCGCCAACGACCTGCCGCTGGGCCTGGTCGTGCCGGACGCGCCGGTCGGCCAGGAGGGGGTGGCGCAGGGCGACGACGGCGCGCCGCGGGGACGTGAGCTGGAGTTCGCCGAGGTGCTCCGGGCAGCGCACCGGCACGGCGTGACCGGCCTGGTGTTCCTGACCGCGGACGTGCACTACACCGCGGCGCACCACTACGACCCGAAGCGGGCCGCGGTGCAGGACTTCGCGCCGTTCTGGGAGTTCGTCTCCGGGCCGGCGCACGCGGGTGGGTTCGGGCCGAACAAGTTGGACGGCACGTTCGGGCCGGAGGCGGTCTTCGTGCACGCCCCACCGGTGGCGAACGCCTCGCCGGCCGAGGGCTATCAGCACTTCGGCGAGGTGGAGATCGACGGGCATTCCGGGGCGCTCACGGTTCACCTGCGGGATCGGGACGGTGGTTCGCTCTGGTCGACGGTGCTCACGCCGTACCGTAAATAG
- a CDS encoding ABC transporter ATP-binding protein: MESDNAIEAEGLRRVYRTRTGWLRPRRETVEAVRGVDLTIRRGELFGLLGPNGAGKTTTIKMLNTLLIPTAGTARICGYDVVRDTREVRRRIGYVFGGDRGLYDRLSGLDNLRYFAELYGVPARDQKHRIAELLELVGLTGREREPVDGYSRGMRQRLHIARGLLHRPEVLFLDEPSIGVDPVAARELRRTVADLAASGTTVLLTTHYMAEADELCDRIAVIAGGSIQALGTPAELRHRADGRRIVEVEAYGVPATALTALRDVPGVRETALEERGTLQLLTVQSDAHVDVQSDVLRELAGIRLGRVNSREPTLEDAYVAIVNAS; this comes from the coding sequence ATGGAAAGCGACAACGCCATCGAGGCGGAGGGCTTACGCCGCGTCTACCGCACCCGGACCGGCTGGCTGCGGCCCCGGCGGGAGACCGTGGAGGCGGTGCGCGGGGTCGACCTCACGATCCGCCGCGGCGAGCTCTTCGGCCTGCTCGGTCCGAACGGCGCCGGCAAGACCACCACCATCAAGATGCTCAACACCCTGCTGATCCCGACCGCCGGCACGGCCCGGATCTGCGGGTACGACGTGGTCCGCGACACCCGCGAGGTGCGCCGCCGGATCGGGTACGTCTTCGGCGGCGACCGCGGCCTCTACGACCGCCTCTCCGGCCTGGACAACCTGCGCTACTTCGCCGAGCTGTACGGCGTCCCCGCCCGCGACCAGAAGCACCGGATCGCCGAGCTGCTGGAGCTGGTCGGACTGACCGGCCGGGAGCGCGAGCCGGTCGACGGCTACTCCCGTGGCATGCGCCAGCGGCTGCACATCGCCCGCGGCCTGCTGCACCGGCCGGAGGTGCTGTTCCTCGACGAGCCGTCGATCGGGGTGGACCCGGTCGCCGCCCGCGAGCTGCGGCGGACCGTCGCCGACCTGGCCGCGAGCGGCACCACGGTGTTGCTGACCACGCACTACATGGCCGAGGCGGACGAGCTCTGCGACCGGATCGCGGTGATCGCCGGCGGATCCATCCAGGCCCTGGGCACCCCGGCCGAGCTGCGGCACCGGGCCGACGGGCGGCGGATCGTCGAGGTCGAGGCGTACGGCGTCCCGGCCACCGCCCTCACCGCCCTGCGCGACGTGCCCGGCGTCCGGGAGACCGCGCTGGAGGAGCGCGGCACGCTGCAGCTGCTGACCGTGCAGTCGGACGCGCACGTGGACGTCCAGAGCGACGTGCTGCGCGAGCTGGCCGGGATCCGCCTGGGCCGGGTCAACAGCCGCGAGCCCACCCTGGAGGACGCCTACGTCGCCATCGTGAACGCCTCATGA